A DNA window from Pogona vitticeps strain Pit_001003342236 chromosome 2, PviZW2.1, whole genome shotgun sequence contains the following coding sequences:
- the SLC25A51 gene encoding mitochondrial nicotinamide adenine dinucleotide transporter SLC25A51, whose protein sequence is MMDSEDLVLNKSKADQLGHRTVNVTSGKHYFCGYCAAVTNVAVTFPLQKVLFRQQLYGLRTRDAISQLQKDGLRNLYRGILPPLMQKSTALALMFGLYEDLSSILLRHMSAPELLTRSVAAVLAGTTEAVLTPFERVQTLLQDYKYHDKFTNTFQAFRFLKEHGPREYYRGLVPILLRNGPSNALFFGLRGPIKQCLPEATTYSTHLINDFICGGLLGAMLGFLFFPLNVVKARMQSQIGGEFQSFSKVFMKIWLERDRKVTHLFRGAHLNYHRSLISWGIINATYEFLLKLL, encoded by the coding sequence ATGATGGATTCAGAGGACCTAGTTCTAAACAAGTCAAAGGCGGACCAACTTGGTCATCGAACAGTAAACGTTACCTCAGGCAAACATTACTTCTGTGGCTATTGTGCTGCTGTCACAAATGTGGCCGTCACCTTCCCCCTCCAGAAGGTCCTCTTTCGGCAGCAGCTGTATGGCCTGCGAACCAGGGATGCCATAAGCCAGCTGCAGAAAGATGGGCTCAGGAATCTCTACCGTGGCATCCTCCCGCCACTGATGCAGAAGAGCACTGCTCTGGCGCtaatgtttggtttgtatgaggACCTGTCTTCCATACTCCTGAGGCACATGAGTGCGCCAGAACTCTTGACCCGGAGTGTGGCGGCTGTGCTTGCTGGTACCACTGAAGCGGTGCTGACTCCTTTTGAACGTGTCCAGACGCTTCTGCAGGATTACAAATATCATGACAAATTTACAAATACCTTCCAGGCGTTCAGATTTCTGAAAGAGCATGGACCCAGGGAATACTATCGGGGTCTGGTGCCGATTCTGCTTCGGAACGGTCCTAGCAATGCTCTTTTCTTTGGCCTGAGGGGACCCATCAAACAGTGTTTGCCTGAAGCAACCACTTACAGTACTCATTTGATCAACGATTTCATCTGTGGAGGGTTATTGGGCGCTATGCTGGGATTCCTGTTTTTCCCACTGAATGTGGTTAAAGCCCGCATGCAGTCACAAATTGGTGGGGAATTCCAGTCTTTTTCCAAGGTTTTCATGAAGATTTGGCTAGAGCGTGACAGGAAAGTAACACACCTTTTCCGAGGGGCCCACCTGAATTACCATCGGTCCCTGATTTCCTGGGGCATAATCAATGCAACATATGAATTCTTGCTCAAACTCCTGTGA